A single Myxocyprinus asiaticus isolate MX2 ecotype Aquarium Trade chromosome 50, UBuf_Myxa_2, whole genome shotgun sequence DNA region contains:
- the LOC127438998 gene encoding protein FAM163A-like, with protein MTAGTVVITGGILATVILLCIIVVLCYCRLQYYCCKKNDSDPDAVCQQPQFACNACSTPRADWAMASPLSLSPEPKPSQSFCPTCSPYSSPFYVRTMDETRNGGERITYMPTHYDSPSLSLTLPSLHSASLSSRTQPEFYSNTCAISTDV; from the exons ATGACAGCTGGAACTGTTGTTATAACTGGAGGAATTCTTGCTACGGTGATACTCCTGTGTATCATTGTCGTGCTCTGTTACTGTCGACTTCAG TATTATTGCTGTAAGAAGAATGACTCCGACCCAGATGCTGTTTGCCAACAACCGCAGTTTGCCTGCAACGCATGCAGCACCCCCAGGGCGGATTGGGCCATGGCTAGCCCACTCTCCCTGTCGCCGGAACCCAAGCCATCACAGAGTTTCTGCCCCACTTGCTCTCCATACAGCTCGCCATTCTACGTTCGCACCATGGATGAAACACGGAATGGTGGCGAACGGATCACGTACATGCCCACCCActatgacagcccctccctgtcTCTTACCCTTCCTTCTTTACACAGCGCATCATTGAGTTCCCGAACCCAACCGGAATTCTACTCCAACACATGTGCCATTAGCACTGATGTCTGA